From a region of the Gossypium raimondii isolate GPD5lz chromosome 10, ASM2569854v1, whole genome shotgun sequence genome:
- the LOC105775021 gene encoding receptor-like protein EIX1 isoform X2: MDGANRLSSWSLHHGHGDCCQWDGVVCDNVTAHVLELHLANPRPLLDDYGSDAENEATERSKLRGKINPSLLNLTHLSYLNLSQNGFGGIPIPDFIGCIESLRHLDLSKAGFGGLVPNQLGNLSSLEYLNLRADIEDNLYVTDLQWLSGLSLIEHLDLSAVDLAQASNWLQVLNTLPFLKNLYLSGCQLPQVPPPTHLNLSSLAILDLSLNDIENSLGGSIFHGLVNMTSLRHLDLSNNLFNSSIPESLYSLDSLQFLNLGSNKFRGKLSSAIGNMTSAIDLDLSDNELEGPIPITMGNLCNLKSIVFSELNLNQDVSTILAVLSGCVSNQLDKLDLSGCHLSGQLTNQLRNFKSLKELHLSGNSVSGPIPISIGELSSLRVLELDQNQLKGQLPSSIGKLTNLEILDISTNLLEGVVSEIHIGNLPKLKVFQASKNSFVLRVSPDWIPPFEIELLGLRSWNVGSMFPLWLHSQKHLRYLDISGSRISDSLPGWLWNFSSPFQYLNLSHNQIHGQIPGIPWAMSVDSVIDLSFNLLSGPLAQISPNVFFIDMSNNNFSGSLSPLLCYKLKETMGTVILNLGGNVLSGGIPDCWLNWQNLQVIKLSNNRLNGSIPSSMGTLQSIVSLHLQKNHLSGEIPLSLNNCTDLILLDAGENELHGSIPRWIGDSLRKLVVLSLRSNKFSGYIPDELCTIGSLQVLDLADNNLIGSIPRCVSKFRAMAKFNGSMGTAISYVISAGTFVATLVMKGQMLEYGTNLNLVRSIDLSNNKLSGEIPVEVTSLFELQTLNLSHNLLSGTIPDRIRELRSLESVDFSVNKLSGSIPESMSYLTFLSHLNLSFNNLSGVIPSSTQLQSFNSSCYEGNQLCGLPVPNMCPENGTIHGVGHGGGNGNENETDWFWFGLVVGFVIGFWSVFGPLVFDKRWRSIYTLFGSQTNVENH, from the exons atgg ATGGTGCAAACCGATTGAGCTCTTGGTCTCTTCATCATGGTCATGGAGATTGCTGTCAGTGGGATGGGGTTGTTTGTGACAATGTGACGGCCCATGTGCTTGAGCTCCATCTTGCAAATCCTCGACCTCTTCTGGATGATTATGGCAGTGATGCTGAAAATGAAGCCACGGAGAGGTCTAAGCTAAGAGGTAAGATAAACCCTTCTTTGCTTAACTTAACGCatttgagttatttgaatttaagCCAGAATGGGTTTGGAGGTATTCCCATTCCCGACTTCATAGGTTGTATTGAGAGTTTGAGACACCTTGACCTCTCCAAAGCTGGATTCGGAGGCTTGGTCCCTAATCAACTTGGAAATCTCTCAAGTTTGGAGTACCTTAATCTTAGAGCAGATATTGAAGATAATCTCTATGTTACCGATCTCCAATGGTTGTCTGGTCTTTCCTTGATAGAACACCTTGATTTGAGTGCTGTGGACCTTGCACAGGCTTCCAATTGGTTGCAAGTACTGAACACACTTCCTTTcttgaaaaatttatatttgtcaGGTTGTCAGCTTCCACAAGTTCCTCCACCCACACATCTTAATCTATCATCTCTTGCAATTCTTGACCTTTCTTTAAATGATATTGAGAATAGTTTGGGAGGATCCATATTTCATGGCCTTGTAAATATGACTTCCCTTAGACACCTTGATCTTTCTAATAACCTTTTTAATTCGTCGATACCTGAGTCGTTGTATAGTCTTGATTCTCTCCAGTTTCTCAATCTTGGCTCTAACAAATTCCGAGGTAAGCTTTCAAGTGCTATAGGAAACATGACTTCTGCCATTGACCTTGACCTCTCAGATAATGAACTTGAAGGACCGATTCCAATAACAATGGGAAATCTTTGTAACCTAAAGTCAATCGTTTTCTCAGAGCTTAACTTGAATCAAGATGTATCAACCATTTTAGCAGTTTTGTCTGGATGTGTCTCTAATCAATTAGATAAATTGGATTTAAGTGGGTGTCATCTGTCTGGTCAGTTAACCAATCAACTTAGGAACTTCAAAAGTTTGAAGGAACTACATTTGTCTGGAAACTCTGTCTCTGGTCCCATTCCAATCTCCATTGGAGAGCTTTCTTCCTTGAGAGTCTTAGAACTTGATCAGAATCAATTGAAAGGGCAGCTTCCCAGTTCCATTGGAAAACTTACAAATTTGGAAATCCTTGATATTTCTACTAATTTGTTGGAGGGTGTTGTTTCGGAAATTCACATCGGCAATCTTCCGAAATTGAAAGTTTTTCAGGCTTCTAAGAACTCTTTTGTTTTAAGAGTCAGTCCTGATTGGATTCCTCCTTTCGAAATTGAACTCCTAGGATTGAGGTCTTGGAATGTAGGTTCAATGTTTCCTTTGTGGCTTCATTCACAAAAACATCTAAGGTATCTAGATATCTCTGGCTCAAGGATTTCTGATAGCCTTCCTGGTTGGTTATGGAATTTCTCCTCCCCATTCCAATATTTGAATCTCTCACACAACCAAATCCATGGGCAGATTCCTGGTATACCTTGGGCTATGTCGGTTGATTCAGTGATTGACCTTAGTTTTAATCTTTTGAGTGGCCCTTTAGCTCAAATTTCTCCCAATGTGTTTTTTATAGAcatgtcaaataataatttctcaGGATCTCTTTCACCTCTTTTATGTTATAAGTTGAAGGAGACCATGGGAACAGTAATTCTTAATCTTGGTGGAAATGTTCTATCTGGGGGGATTCCAGATTGTTGGCTGAATTGGCAGAATTTACAGGTCATAAAATTAAGTAACAACAGACTTAATGGAAGCATTCCAAGCTCAATGGGAACTCTACAGTCCATTGTATCATTGCATCTTCAGAAAAACCACCTGTCTGGAGAAATTCCGTTGTCATTGAACAACTGCACAGATTTAATCCTACTTGATGCTGGTGAGAATGAATTGCATGGGAGCATCCCTCGATGGATAGGCGATAGCCTTCGAAAGCTGGTAGTCTTGAGCCTTCGTTCGAACAAGTTTTCTGGGTACATACCGGATGAGCTCTGTACTATTGGTTCTCTCCAAGTCTTGGACCTTGCCGATAACAATCTCATTGGAAGTATACCAAGATGTGTAAGTAAGTTTCGAGCAATGGCAAAGTTTAATGGCTCGATGGGAACTGCTATATCTTATGTGATTAGTGCAGGCACTTTTGTTGCAACACTTGTGATGAAAGGTCAAATGCTAGAGTATGGCACAAACCTTAACTTGGTGAGAAGCATAGATTTGTCTAACAACAAATTATCAGGAGAGATCCCCGTGGAAGTAACAAGCTTATTCGAATTGCAGACATTGAATTTGTCCCATAATCTTTTGTCTGGAACAATTCCTGACAGAATTCGTGAGTTGAGATCACTGGAATCTGTTGACTTCTCTGTAAACAAGTTGTCTGGTTCAATACCTGAAAGCATGTCGTATCTGACATTTTTGAGCCACTTGAACTTGTCTTTCAACAATTTGTCCGGAGTAATCCCTTCGAGCACTCAGTTACAAAGCTTCAATTCATCGTGTTACGAAGGCAATCAACTCTGTGGATTGCCAGTTCCTAATATGTGTCCTGAAAATGGTACAATTCACGGTGTTGGGCATGGAGGTGGAAACGGCAATGAAAATGAAACAGACTGGTTCTGGTTCGGGTTAGTAGTCGGATTTGTTATCGGCTTTTGGAGTGTGTTTGGTCCATTGGTGTTTGATAAGCGATGGAGGTCCATTTATACACTTTTCGGTTCTCAAACAAATGTGGAAAATCATTAA
- the LOC105775021 gene encoding receptor-like protein EIX1 isoform X1, which produces MSVLLVLLFLSLATVNINEGCIESERQALLMFKHDVTDGANRLSSWSLHHGHGDCCQWDGVVCDNVTAHVLELHLANPRPLLDDYGSDAENEATERSKLRGKINPSLLNLTHLSYLNLSQNGFGGIPIPDFIGCIESLRHLDLSKAGFGGLVPNQLGNLSSLEYLNLRADIEDNLYVTDLQWLSGLSLIEHLDLSAVDLAQASNWLQVLNTLPFLKNLYLSGCQLPQVPPPTHLNLSSLAILDLSLNDIENSLGGSIFHGLVNMTSLRHLDLSNNLFNSSIPESLYSLDSLQFLNLGSNKFRGKLSSAIGNMTSAIDLDLSDNELEGPIPITMGNLCNLKSIVFSELNLNQDVSTILAVLSGCVSNQLDKLDLSGCHLSGQLTNQLRNFKSLKELHLSGNSVSGPIPISIGELSSLRVLELDQNQLKGQLPSSIGKLTNLEILDISTNLLEGVVSEIHIGNLPKLKVFQASKNSFVLRVSPDWIPPFEIELLGLRSWNVGSMFPLWLHSQKHLRYLDISGSRISDSLPGWLWNFSSPFQYLNLSHNQIHGQIPGIPWAMSVDSVIDLSFNLLSGPLAQISPNVFFIDMSNNNFSGSLSPLLCYKLKETMGTVILNLGGNVLSGGIPDCWLNWQNLQVIKLSNNRLNGSIPSSMGTLQSIVSLHLQKNHLSGEIPLSLNNCTDLILLDAGENELHGSIPRWIGDSLRKLVVLSLRSNKFSGYIPDELCTIGSLQVLDLADNNLIGSIPRCVSKFRAMAKFNGSMGTAISYVISAGTFVATLVMKGQMLEYGTNLNLVRSIDLSNNKLSGEIPVEVTSLFELQTLNLSHNLLSGTIPDRIRELRSLESVDFSVNKLSGSIPESMSYLTFLSHLNLSFNNLSGVIPSSTQLQSFNSSCYEGNQLCGLPVPNMCPENGTIHGVGHGGGNGNENETDWFWFGLVVGFVIGFWSVFGPLVFDKRWRSIYTLFGSQTNVENH; this is translated from the coding sequence ATGAGTGTTCTTTTAGTGCTTTTGTTTCTCAGTCTAGCAACCGTTAATATTAATGAAGGTTGCATTGAGAGTGAGAGGCAAGCCCTTCTCATGTTCAAACATGATGTCACAGATGGTGCAAACCGATTGAGCTCTTGGTCTCTTCATCATGGTCATGGAGATTGCTGTCAGTGGGATGGGGTTGTTTGTGACAATGTGACGGCCCATGTGCTTGAGCTCCATCTTGCAAATCCTCGACCTCTTCTGGATGATTATGGCAGTGATGCTGAAAATGAAGCCACGGAGAGGTCTAAGCTAAGAGGTAAGATAAACCCTTCTTTGCTTAACTTAACGCatttgagttatttgaatttaagCCAGAATGGGTTTGGAGGTATTCCCATTCCCGACTTCATAGGTTGTATTGAGAGTTTGAGACACCTTGACCTCTCCAAAGCTGGATTCGGAGGCTTGGTCCCTAATCAACTTGGAAATCTCTCAAGTTTGGAGTACCTTAATCTTAGAGCAGATATTGAAGATAATCTCTATGTTACCGATCTCCAATGGTTGTCTGGTCTTTCCTTGATAGAACACCTTGATTTGAGTGCTGTGGACCTTGCACAGGCTTCCAATTGGTTGCAAGTACTGAACACACTTCCTTTcttgaaaaatttatatttgtcaGGTTGTCAGCTTCCACAAGTTCCTCCACCCACACATCTTAATCTATCATCTCTTGCAATTCTTGACCTTTCTTTAAATGATATTGAGAATAGTTTGGGAGGATCCATATTTCATGGCCTTGTAAATATGACTTCCCTTAGACACCTTGATCTTTCTAATAACCTTTTTAATTCGTCGATACCTGAGTCGTTGTATAGTCTTGATTCTCTCCAGTTTCTCAATCTTGGCTCTAACAAATTCCGAGGTAAGCTTTCAAGTGCTATAGGAAACATGACTTCTGCCATTGACCTTGACCTCTCAGATAATGAACTTGAAGGACCGATTCCAATAACAATGGGAAATCTTTGTAACCTAAAGTCAATCGTTTTCTCAGAGCTTAACTTGAATCAAGATGTATCAACCATTTTAGCAGTTTTGTCTGGATGTGTCTCTAATCAATTAGATAAATTGGATTTAAGTGGGTGTCATCTGTCTGGTCAGTTAACCAATCAACTTAGGAACTTCAAAAGTTTGAAGGAACTACATTTGTCTGGAAACTCTGTCTCTGGTCCCATTCCAATCTCCATTGGAGAGCTTTCTTCCTTGAGAGTCTTAGAACTTGATCAGAATCAATTGAAAGGGCAGCTTCCCAGTTCCATTGGAAAACTTACAAATTTGGAAATCCTTGATATTTCTACTAATTTGTTGGAGGGTGTTGTTTCGGAAATTCACATCGGCAATCTTCCGAAATTGAAAGTTTTTCAGGCTTCTAAGAACTCTTTTGTTTTAAGAGTCAGTCCTGATTGGATTCCTCCTTTCGAAATTGAACTCCTAGGATTGAGGTCTTGGAATGTAGGTTCAATGTTTCCTTTGTGGCTTCATTCACAAAAACATCTAAGGTATCTAGATATCTCTGGCTCAAGGATTTCTGATAGCCTTCCTGGTTGGTTATGGAATTTCTCCTCCCCATTCCAATATTTGAATCTCTCACACAACCAAATCCATGGGCAGATTCCTGGTATACCTTGGGCTATGTCGGTTGATTCAGTGATTGACCTTAGTTTTAATCTTTTGAGTGGCCCTTTAGCTCAAATTTCTCCCAATGTGTTTTTTATAGAcatgtcaaataataatttctcaGGATCTCTTTCACCTCTTTTATGTTATAAGTTGAAGGAGACCATGGGAACAGTAATTCTTAATCTTGGTGGAAATGTTCTATCTGGGGGGATTCCAGATTGTTGGCTGAATTGGCAGAATTTACAGGTCATAAAATTAAGTAACAACAGACTTAATGGAAGCATTCCAAGCTCAATGGGAACTCTACAGTCCATTGTATCATTGCATCTTCAGAAAAACCACCTGTCTGGAGAAATTCCGTTGTCATTGAACAACTGCACAGATTTAATCCTACTTGATGCTGGTGAGAATGAATTGCATGGGAGCATCCCTCGATGGATAGGCGATAGCCTTCGAAAGCTGGTAGTCTTGAGCCTTCGTTCGAACAAGTTTTCTGGGTACATACCGGATGAGCTCTGTACTATTGGTTCTCTCCAAGTCTTGGACCTTGCCGATAACAATCTCATTGGAAGTATACCAAGATGTGTAAGTAAGTTTCGAGCAATGGCAAAGTTTAATGGCTCGATGGGAACTGCTATATCTTATGTGATTAGTGCAGGCACTTTTGTTGCAACACTTGTGATGAAAGGTCAAATGCTAGAGTATGGCACAAACCTTAACTTGGTGAGAAGCATAGATTTGTCTAACAACAAATTATCAGGAGAGATCCCCGTGGAAGTAACAAGCTTATTCGAATTGCAGACATTGAATTTGTCCCATAATCTTTTGTCTGGAACAATTCCTGACAGAATTCGTGAGTTGAGATCACTGGAATCTGTTGACTTCTCTGTAAACAAGTTGTCTGGTTCAATACCTGAAAGCATGTCGTATCTGACATTTTTGAGCCACTTGAACTTGTCTTTCAACAATTTGTCCGGAGTAATCCCTTCGAGCACTCAGTTACAAAGCTTCAATTCATCGTGTTACGAAGGCAATCAACTCTGTGGATTGCCAGTTCCTAATATGTGTCCTGAAAATGGTACAATTCACGGTGTTGGGCATGGAGGTGGAAACGGCAATGAAAATGAAACAGACTGGTTCTGGTTCGGGTTAGTAGTCGGATTTGTTATCGGCTTTTGGAGTGTGTTTGGTCCATTGGTGTTTGATAAGCGATGGAGGTCCATTTATACACTTTTCGGTTCTCAAACAAATGTGGAAAATCATTAA